A genomic stretch from Phocoena phocoena chromosome 9, mPhoPho1.1, whole genome shotgun sequence includes:
- the LOC136127888 gene encoding LOW QUALITY PROTEIN: keratin, type II cytoskeletal 8-like (The sequence of the model RefSeq protein was modified relative to this genomic sequence to represent the inferred CDS: inserted 1 base in 1 codon; deleted 2 bases in 1 codon): MESNGLRGVSKWVDQGAMEKIDVIIPPRETNWILIQVLPPQHAQGGRPSQSLLSEISELLLASSPASITSIRVTQKSYKVSTSSPRSFNSRSYTSGSGASSAFSQVGSSSSFRGGLGSSMSLAAGYSGAPGLGDITAVMVNQSLLSPLKLEVDPDIQAVRTQEKEQIKILNNKFASFMDKVRHLEQQNKILETKWNLLQQQKTARSNTDNMFESYINNLWRQLETLAQEKLKLKXGNMQGLVEDLKTKYEEEIQKRTDMENEFVIIKKDDVDEAYMNKVELESRLEGLTDEINFYRQLYEEEIHEMQSQISDTSVVLSMDNSRPLDLDGIITEVKAQYEEIANHSQAEAETMYQIKYKELQTLSGKHRDDLRRTKISEMNRNINRLQAEMEGLKGQRASLEAAIADAEQRGELAVKDAQAKLAELVAALRTATQDMARQLREYQELMNVKLALDAEIATYRKLLEGEESRLESGMHNMSIHTKTTSGYSGGLTSAYGTPGLNYGLSSYQSSLGSGGGSGSFSRSSSKAVVVKKIETRDGKLVSESSDILPK, encoded by the exons ATGGAGAGTAATGGATTAAGAGGGGTCTCCAAATGGGTGGACCAAGGGGCCATGGAGAAAATAGATGTAATAATTCCTCCTAGAGAGACGAATTGGATCTTAATCCAGGTACTCCCCCCGCAACATGCTCAAGGTGGGCGACCTTCACAAAGTCTTCTCAGTGAGATTTCAGAACT CCTCCTTGCCTCCTCTCCAGCCTCCATCACGTCCATCAGGGTGACCCAGAAGTCCTACAAGGTGTCCACCTCCAGCCCCCGGTCCTTCAACAGCCGCTCGTACACCAGTGGGTCGGGCGCCTCCTCGGCCTTCTCCCAggtgggcagcagcagcagcttccgGGGCGGCCTGGGCAGCAGCATGAGTCTGGCCGCAGGTTACAGTGGGGCCCCAGGTCTGGGGGACATCACAGCTGTCATGGTGAACCAGAGCCTGCTGAGCCCCCTCAAGCTGGAGGTGGACCCCGACATCCAGGCCGTGCGtacccaggagaaggagcagaTCAAGATCCTGAACAACAAGTTTGCCTCATTCATGGACAAGGTACGGCACCTGGAGCAGCAGAACAAGATCTTGGAGACCAAATGGAACCTCCTGCAGCAGCAGAAGACAGCCCGGAGCAACACAGACAACATGTTTGAGAGCTACATCAACAACCTCTGGCGGCAGCTGGAAACCCTGGCCCAGGAGAAGCTGAAGCTGA CTGGCAACATGCAAGGGCTGGTGGAGGACTTGAAGACCAAGTATGAGGAAGAGATCCAAAAGCGCACAGACATGGAGAATGAATTTGTCATCATCAAGAAGGAT gatgtgGATGAAGCTTACATGAACAAGGTA GAGCTGGAGTCCCGCCTGGAAGGGCTGACTGACGAGATCAACTTCTACAGGCAACTGTATGAAGAGGAGATCCACGAGATGCAGTCGCAGATTTCTGACACCTCCGTGGTCCTGTCCATGGACAACAGCCGCCCTCTGGACCTGGATGGCATCATCACCGAGGTCAAGGCCCAGTATGAGGAGATCGCCAACCACAGCCAGGCTGAGGCTGAGACCATGTACCAGATCAAGTACAAGGAGCTGCAGACCTTGTCTGGGAAGCACAGGGATGACCTCCGTCGCACAAAGATTTCCGAGATGAACCGGAACATCAACCGACTCCAGGCTGAGATGGAGGGCCTCAAaggccagagggcttccctggaggccgCCATTGCTGATGCCGAGCAGCGTGGGGAACTGGCCGTCAAGGATGCTCAGGCCAAGCTGGCTGAGCTGGTGGCCGCTCTGAGAACGGCCACGCAGGACATGGCACGGCAGCTGCGCGAATACCAGGAGCTCATGAACGTCAAGCTGGCCCTGGACGCGGAGATCGCCACCTACCGCAAGCTGCTGGAGGGCGAGGAGAGCCGGCTGGAGTCTGGGATGCACAACATGAGCATCCACACCAAGACCACCAGCGGGTACTCAGGTGGGCTGACCTCAGCCTACGGGACCCCTGGCCTCAACTACGGCCTGAGCTCCTACCAGTCCAGCTTGGGCTCTGGAGGGGGCTCTGGCTCCTTCAGCCGTAGCAGTTCCAAGGCTGTGGTTGTGAAGAAGATTGAGACCCGTGATGGGAAGCTGGTGTCGGAGTCCTCTGACATCCTGCCTAAGTGA